A region of Cucumis melo cultivar AY chromosome 2, USDA_Cmelo_AY_1.0, whole genome shotgun sequence DNA encodes the following proteins:
- the LOC103492475 gene encoding leucine-rich repeat protein 1, with protein sequence MSATRFWTSSTFFFLLSLTLTFLFPLAFSNSEGDALYTLRRSFSDPDNVLQSWDPTLVNPCTWFHITCNQDNRVTRVDLGNSNLSGHLVPELGRLEHLQYLELYKNNIHGTIPNELGNLKSLISLDLYNNNITGRIPVSLGKLKSLVFLRLNDNRLNGPIPRELTGVTSLKVVDVSNNDLCGTIPTSGPFEHIPLNNFENNPRMEGPELLGLASYDTNCT encoded by the exons ATGTCGGCGACTCGCTTCTGGACTTCCTCcactttcttctttctcctttCCCTAAccctaacttttctttttcctcttgcCTTTTCCAACTCCGAAGGCGATGCTCTCTACACTCTACGTCGTAGCTTCTCCGATCCCGATAACGTTCTTCAGAGTTGGGATCCTACTCTCGTTAACCCTTGTACTTGGTTCCATATCACTTGTAATCAGGATAACCGCGTTACCCGAGT GGATTTGGGGAATTCTAATTTGTCTGGACATCTTGTTCCTGAACTTGGAAGGCTTGAGCATCTGCAATATTT GGAACTTTACAAAAACAACATCCATGGAACGATTCCAAATGAGCTTGGAAACTTGAAGAGCCTCATCAGTTTGGACCTATATAACAACAATATCACTGGAAGAATTCCAGTTTCTTTGGGGAAATTGAAATCTCTTGTGTTCTT ACGGCTTAATGATAACCGATTAAATGGACCAATCCCAAGAGAACTTACTGGAGTTACAAGCCTTAAAGTTGT GGATGTCTCGAATAATGACTTGTGTGGGACCATACCAACCAGTGGACCATTTGAGCACATACCTTTAAACAA CTTTGAGAATAACCCTAGAATGGAAGGACCAGAATTATTGGGACTTGCTAGCTATGACACAAATTGCACATAG